The following DNA comes from Oreochromis niloticus isolate F11D_XX linkage group LG23, O_niloticus_UMD_NMBU, whole genome shotgun sequence.
GACGTGACGGAGGACAACCACTAGAGTGTGCTTGAGGGCTAATGACTGACAATTTTCACGCAGCTACATGAATAAGGCAGGAGAGGGGTGGGATACTGAAACAGCTGGCCTCGTTGGTCAGGCTTCATGTCTGAATAGGTCACCAGCAGCAATTCAATTGCTTCACCCCACCCTGCGAAGGCAACTAAGATAAGGGCAgctcaaaaaaaattaaaaaataaaataaaaagaacctCATGTCTGGCCACCACTGAATTTGGTATAACAGTTCAAACCACAATGAAATGTCTTGTCTAATCAACATTTAAACATCGGTCTTTTACAGACTGTAGACGTCACCGTAACaatggtctttttttttcctttttttttttttttttaagcataagACAGTATTTAATGCAGAAACAGAGCTCACAAGTCAATTACAGTATCTTAGAACACTTTTAGACTGAATCTGCGAGGCTAGACCGAGATAAGTAGACAGAAGGATGACAGTCTCAGAACTGAAGACTTTTAGGGTCAGCGGTCAGTCCAGGTCAAGAGGGGGTTGGGGAGAATAACGGGGTAGATTGTGTTGGTTAATTTCAGGCCCGTCTGTAGCAGCACGGCTTAGAAGCGCTTTGGTCCCCAGGGTGAGGCCTTGGTTGCCACCGGGGCTCCAAAGCTTGGGAAATCTTCAGAGCTGCTCATATCAGGGGCCttagagtagaaaaaaaaaaaaaaaaaaaaaaaaggaaaatgaggaTTTAAAAAGAGAAGGGTGTGACCAgttctcagattttttttttttacagtgacaTTAGAAGACCCTCACCTTCTCATTGGCAGTAGCCCAGGGAGCCTCCCTCACCACGAAGCCTTTGGATGGGCCACGCTGTTCGTCCGCGGCAGCAGCGCTACTGCCAGAAGGCCTCATATAAGCCATCTTTGCCTCATTTTCCACAACATCTGCCATCtgacacaaaacaaactgtgtcaGTACCATTTAACTCAGACAAGGCGCCTTTTGTTTTGGACATTATCTGGAGAGGGAAGCTTACGTATTCCTCTTCCAGGTTGAGGAGATGGTCGATGGCTTCATCCACAAGCTCAGGGCGACCGGTGACTGTCACGAGGTTCGGGTCTGCAGCTCCACTCTGGGGAAACCTGAGATCAACCTGAAGAGTTTAAAAGAGAAGTTAAAGTTTGTAAGAATACAGAAAGCACAGTATTTGGAATGACCTATTCCACTAATTACAATATCATTCATTTCTGTATGTGAACACAGCTGTGACTGTGCTGTCTGGCAGGTATAACCTTTTCCCTTCTGATAGTtgggggtttttgtgtgtgtgtgtgtgtgtgtgtgtgtgtgtgtgtgtgtgtgtgtgtgtgtgtgtgtgggtggggggggggggggatttgtCTCATTACTCATTACTCTCATTACACACAGATTTTTAGAGCAGCTACCTACATCTTCTCATTTTACCATCCTCACCTTAAACTCCTCCATGATCTTGCGAATGCCCTTGCCACGGGCGCCAATGATGCGGGCATGGACCCTGCTGTCCAGGGTAATGTCCTCAGAGATCATCTCTTCCAGCTCATCCACGATGGCCTGGATGGCATCTCGTGCAGCTATGGCTTTGTGCTCATACCCTGTAATAGTAATCTGATCCTACGGAGACAGCAGAcaactttaaatttaatttaaaaaaaaaaaacaaacaaacaaaaaaaacttaccAAGCATCTGGCACAATATTAAGCACCATTATCAGGCAGCCCATTTCAAtttaattgtgtaactttacaTACCATAAGCCATAGACATACCTGGTTTTCATCATTCTTCTCTGGGAACTGGATGTTAACATCATGCTCAGTGCGGATGGTTGTAATAATAGCACCCTTGCGGCCGATTATCTTGGGGTGATACTTGGGGTCCACAGTGATGGTCAGCTTGAAGCTCCTGAGTGCCTGCAGAGGGTTTTAGAAAAGGTAACAAAATGTTGGGTTGGAGTTTCATAAAGTCTGACAACTGGCCATTTCCCACTACTACTCAACCTGATGTTTGCCAAAGATACGACTAATTATTAAGCCCTTTGTTCACTTGAGGATTATGATAAGGGTGCCCTTTGAGCTAATCTGAAAAGATAAGTGCACCATTTGAGTATAAATCATCAAcacagagaaataaagacaCCATGTAAACTAAAGAGTTCAGCCTCAACACACACCAAGCGCCACGACTGATACATTTTAGTACACCAGCAAATACTAACCCGATCCTCCTGCTCGGCCTGCAGCTCTTTGACGCGCTCCAGGAGGCCCTCTTTGGCACGGTCGAGAAGACTGGCCAAGCCGGTGATGGCGATTTTATCAGACTGCTGCTCAGGAGCAGGCACTTGAATATTAACctggagagagagacagtgatGCCAGATCAAATATCCAGTAAAACATCAAGGCTCCTTCATTCCTATGTGGACATCTGCAACACACCTCAAAATCCTCCATCATCTTGCGAATTCCACTTCCTTTCTGTCCAATGATGTAGCGATGAAGCTCAAAAGGCACTTCCACCTCAATAGTGACAGGAACCAGGGCCTAAAGAATGAAGACAGTTAGCTGTAGTTCTTCAAAAAAAGTTGCTTTTTAACATTCCTGAGCTTGAATATGAAGTCCAACCTTCAGTGCTTCGATGGCAGCCTCGCACCGCTCTTTGCGTCCAGAAATTATAATCACATCGCACTTCTTGGGTGCGTTGGGATCAACTGGCTCCTTCACTTCACCCTCAGCTTCTCCATTCTCCTGGACAGGAGCCTCTGCAGGAGGTGCAGCTAAAAGAATATCAGagtattgaaaaaaaataaataaatgtacatgCCCAATTGCTTTTTGTTGGCTAAAAGTATCAACCATCAGTTTCAAAACTAAgtacaattattttatttatttatttttaaataaagtgttactttaaaaaaaaaaaaaaaaaaaaaatcaatgttcTCATAATGAAAGTTATATTAAGACAGAAACTAAAgtaagaaatacactgcaggTCTTTACTATTTACCTTGTGGGTCCTCGCGTTCTGGGAACTTGATCTGCACGTTGTGATCTCTAGTGATCTGCTGGATCCGTGAGCCCTTAGGACCCATGATTGAACGGTGGAACTTCTGAGTAATTACACACTCCATAGTCACTTGAGCatcctgaaaaataaaaagaagaaaagcttgTTACATTTCAAAGAGGAGAATAAACAGAAAGACTTCCCTTACAAAACAAACTCTACTAACCAAGTCCTCCACGATCTCCTGCATGCGTTTTTTGGCAGCTTCCACACACTCTTTGGCTCCTTTAAGGGTAACTTTATCACTCTGAGAACCTGTGCGGGGGAAGCTCACCATAACCCCACCATACTCATCAGCAAGGTCCCTAAGGACTTGGCCGCGGCGGGCTACAAAGTAGCGATGGTGCTTGGGGTCAACGTTCATAGTGTCCTCAACAACATTGTCCTGtaaccaaaagaaaaagaaaagttaaaaaatgaaCCAAATTGTTGGTTCATTTCATCTAACTTTTGACAGAACTCATTTGAAAACTTACCAAGCTCTTGATGAGTTCCTCCAGCTCTTTCTGTGCATCCCGCACCGCTTCCTCGGTGCCAACCACAGTGATGAGTTCCTGGTCTTTGTCCTCAGGGGTGGGGAAGATGATTCTGGCGCCGGTGCTGTCACGAACCTTACGGATGTTTCCACCACCTTTCCCAATAAGGAATTTGTGGTACTCTGGTTTTGCATGCAGCTCAACAGTGTGACTCTTTGTTtgctaaggaaaaaaaaaaaaaaaaaaaaaaggataaaattaGGATGACATTTATTACAAGTAGCTTTTAACTACATAAGGTCTTTGCTCAAGTCTTTCAACTGAAATGCAAGAACTCCCTGATAATGGGATAACAACTAACCAAATCAAACTTCAGAAACATTTTCTTAGCCATTTGCGAGCGACTAAAAGGATGACTGAAACAAATACTCAGCATGTGCTACTACAAAAGGAGCTCTTTGCCTTTTTACCTTCTCATTCTCTTCACCCCACAATGTcaaaacaatgacttcaacacAAGTTTGGCTTTAATTCAGACGCATTTATACAAACCTTCTCCTCCGCCAAGGCAAGCAGCTGCTGCTTAGCCTTCGCCACCTCCTCTGCAGGGCCTCTGATGGTGACCTTATCAATCCCTGAGCCCTCTGTGGGAAAGTGAATGTGCACACCGCCACACTCCTCCATGATGGATCGCACCAAACGTCCCTTCGAACCAATCAAGGAGTTGTGCAGCTTCGAGGGAATGGACACATCCACTTCTGAGATGTTCGCCTGGACAACATGAGAATTTATGAAAGCAAACAAgacaagatttaaaaacaaccctagtttaaatttaaaaaaaaaaataataaaaatccccaCACATGCTAAAATGAGTGCCTACCAGATCCTTCTGAATGGCCAAGATCCGAGTCCGTGCTGCTTCACAGTTTGCCTTCTTCCCAGTGATGACAATCATCTCTGAATTGCTGTTCTCAGCAGGCAGATCAATTTTGGTGTTAGTTTCCTCTCGAATCtacaaagcaaaaataaaggAGGTGTCAAATCAAACTTAAAACAAATTAACGTGAATTCAGAATAAGAAAATGTGCAGTACCTTCTTGATGTTTGACCCTCCTTTTCCAATGATGTTTCTGTGGAACTGCTTGAAGATGGGGACTGAGACAGAATAGCTGTTCTCCACCTGACCAAAGGAATCACTGAAGGTTAACACTTAATGACACTTCAACgctgcaataaattacaaatACACTAGCAGAGCATTTTAAACTTCAAGTCAAACGGAGATTTAC
Coding sequences within:
- the hdlbpa gene encoding high density lipoprotein binding protein a, whose protein sequence is MSSVAVLTQETFNAHRSGLLPEQGGAAVAGPSAGEDEEALPTYKDAFPPLPEKASQPEGTQETSSAWASKIRPLKSSIITQVFHVPLEERKYKDINQFGEGDQAKVCVDIMHKTGAHLELSLAKDQGLSIMVSGKLDAVMKARKEIVSRLQTQASASVGIPKEHHRFVIGKNGEKLQELELKTATKIQIPRPDDPSNQIKISGTKEGLEKAKHEILLISAEQDKRAVERVNIEKVYHPFITGAYNKLVGEMMQETGARINVPPQSVNKTEIVITGEKEQVALAVTKIKKVYEDKKKNTTTIAVEVKKSQHKYVIGPKGNTLQEILDKTGVSVEIPPSDSSSETVILRGEPDRLGQALTEVYAKANSYTVSSVSAPSWLHRFIIGKKGQNLAKITQQMPKVHIEFTEGEDKITLEGPTKDVQMAQGQIEAMVTDLVSRMDYAEISVDPKFHRHLIGKGGVNINRIKEVHKVTVRIPPDNEKSNLIRIEGDPQGVQEAKKELLELASRMENERTKDLIIEQRFHRAIIGQKGEKIKEVRDKFPEVIINFPDPAQKSDIVQLRGPRTEVEKCSKFMSKIVAEMVENSYSVSVPIFKQFHRNIIGKGGSNIKKIREETNTKIDLPAENSNSEMIVITGKKANCEAARTRILAIQKDLANISEVDVSIPSKLHNSLIGSKGRLVRSIMEECGGVHIHFPTEGSGIDKVTIRGPAEEVAKAKQQLLALAEEKQTKSHTVELHAKPEYHKFLIGKGGGNIRKVRDSTGARIIFPTPEDKDQELITVVGTEEAVRDAQKELEELIKSLDNVVEDTMNVDPKHHRYFVARRGQVLRDLADEYGGVMVSFPRTGSQSDKVTLKGAKECVEAAKKRMQEIVEDLDAQVTMECVITQKFHRSIMGPKGSRIQQITRDHNVQIKFPEREDPQAAPPAEAPVQENGEAEGEVKEPVDPNAPKKCDVIIISGRKERCEAAIEALKALVPVTIEVEVPFELHRYIIGQKGSGIRKMMEDFEVNIQVPAPEQQSDKIAITGLASLLDRAKEGLLERVKELQAEQEDRALRSFKLTITVDPKYHPKIIGRKGAIITTIRTEHDVNIQFPEKNDENQDQITITGYEHKAIAARDAIQAIVDELEEMISEDITLDSRVHARIIGARGKGIRKIMEEFKVDLRFPQSGAADPNLVTVTGRPELVDEAIDHLLNLEEEYMADVVENEAKMAYMRPSGSSAAAADEQRGPSKGFVVREAPWATANEKAPDMSSSEDFPSFGAPVATKASPWGPKRF